The Arthrobacter sp. D5-1 genome segment AGTTGGACGTCCTTGGTGCGGTGGCGGCCTTCGAACCCGAAGCCGAGCTGGCCCAGGAGCTTCTCCAGCTGCGCGGTGTCGTCAGCCTTGACCTCGGCGAAGTTGAAGCCGGCGGGTTCGTTCACCTTGGGCAGCGTGGCAAGTTCCATGGGATAACGACGGCGGGACGCGCTTTCGTTGCCGGCGGCTTCGGTTCCCGCGGGGCTGCTTGCCAGCCACTGGGCGCTCTGCTCCTCCAGCCAGATCAACGAACGCATGGCGTCAACGGCGGTGCGATCCGTGTCGGACTGCCGGAAGACGTCATTAAAGACTTCCAAGGAGACCGGCCCCGTGTAGCCGGCCCGGACGACGTGGCCCATGAACTTTGCGAGCTCGAACTGCCCTTCGCCCGGGAACACGCGGTAGTGGCGGCTCCAGGAGAGGACGTCCATGGAGAGCTTGGGGGCATCGGCAACCTGGACGAAGAAGATCTTCTCCGCGTTGATGTCCTCGATGGGCGCGGTGTCCCAGTCACGGGAGAGGATGTGGAAGGAGTCCAGGCAGGTGCCCAGGTTGGGGTGGTTCACCATCTCCACCAGGCGGTAGGCGTGCTCGTAGTCGTTGACATACTTGCCCCAGGCCAGCGCTTCGTAAGCAACGTTGACGCCGTGGGCCCCCGCAAGTTCGGCGAGTTCGGCCAGCTGCCCGGCCCTCAGCGCGTCATCGTCGATGGTTGCCGTGGCGACGTTGGAGCAGACCAGGATGGTGTCCATGCCCAGGCGTTCCATCAGGTTGAACTTGGCCTCGGCGCGCTTAAGGTTGGCCTTCAGCAAGTCCGGAGTGACGCCGTCGAAATCCCGGAACGGCTGGTACAAATCCAAGCCCAACCCGAGATCCGCCGCCATTTTCCGGACTTCTTCCGGACTGTGCGGCGAGGTCACAAGGTCCTGCTCGAAGATCTCGATTCCGTCGAAGCCAGCAATGGCGCAGGCCTGCATCTTCTCTTTCAAAGTGCCGGACAGGCAGACGGTGGCGATTCCTGTGCGCATCAGCGGCCTGCCTTCGCGAGTGCCGGGGCTGCTGCATCCTCGGCGGCGATCAGCTCCAGGAAGTGTGCGCGCATGCGGTCGCGGTCGGCATCCCGTCCGGTGATGAGCCTGAAGGCGTCGGACGCCTGGCCGACCGCCATCCGGCCGCCGTCGAGGACGTCGCAGCCCTTGGCGCGCGCTTCGCGGACCAGCTGGGTTTCGATGGGGCGGTAGACGATGTCCGCCACCCAGTGGCGAGGTTCCAGGAGATCGATGTCCAGCGGCAGGCCGGGGTGGGCGGCCATTCCGACCGGCGTGCAGTGCACCAGGCCGTCGGCAAGGGGCATGATCTGCGGGAGTTCGTCGGTGCTCCGCGGCGTGACGGTGGCTTCGGGGAAGAGCCCGCCGAGCTCTGCGGCACGTTCCGCAGCACGCGCAGGATCCATGTCCACGAGGTCCAGCGTGCCGACGCCGGCTGTGAGGAGCGCGTAGGCCACGGCCGAGCCGGCGCCGCCTGCGCCCAGCTGGACCACGCGGTCCAGCGTCGCCCCGGGCAGCCCGTCGGCGAGCGCCGAGCCGAAGCCGGAGAAGTCGGTGTTGTGGCCAATAAGCCGACCGTCCCGAATCAAGACTGTATTGACGGCACCCAGGCGACGGGCGTCGTCGGAAATTTCATCAAGGTGCTCTAGCACCAGCTGCTTGCACGGGTGCGTGATGTTGAGGCCGTTGAAGCCCATGCGCTGGGCGGCAGTCAGGAGATCCCCGACGGCGGTGGCCGGCAACTCGAGTTCCAGCAGGTCGATGGGGCGGTACAGCAAGCGAAGGCCCTGCACATCGGCTTCGCGTTCGTGCATGGGCGGCGTGAGCGAAGGCATGACGCCTTCGCCTATGAGGCCCACCAGAACGGACTCGGCTCGGTTGCTCATCCTAAAGCTCCTTTGACTTCAGCACCGCGGGATTCGGCGCCTTTTGGGGGCGCCGCCTGACCGGGTGTTCTTAGATTACTACAAGTGTTCATATTCCGCACGCATGTTCTTATCGCGAACATTTGCGAAGGGCACTCCCAACCAGGTAACAGATAACGCTCCACTGGGGGCTCATAGCGACAGTTGCTGTCACCTGGTTGGGATTAGCGCTGGGGCAGGCGGGCCGCGAGTTCAGCCGCAGCCTCCTGCAGGGTGGGCACGTGGGCGATCAGCTCCTCCATGGTCATACGAAACACCGGCACGGCGACGGCCACCGAGGCGAAGGCGTGACCCTGCGAATTGAGGACGGGAACAGCGACGGCGCGCATGCCGATCTCATTCTCTTCGTCCATCACGGCGTAGCCCTGCCGCCGGACTTGCTCGATCTCCTCACGAAACGTGTCGCGATCGGTGATGGAATGCTGGGTGAGCGGATCCAGGGGGAGCTCCTCCAAGAGCCGCTTGCGCTCAATCTCATCCTCGAACGCCACGATCGCCTTGCCCACCGAAGTTGTATGGAGCGCCCCGAGATGGCCAGGGTCACTGGTGACGCGGAAGGTCTTGGGGCCGTCCACCTTGTTGACCGTCAGATGGTGGTTGCCATCGCGAACGGAGAGGATGGTGGCCTCATGCGTGCGATCGGTAACCCGCTGCAGGACGGGCAGCGCAGTTGCGGCGAACCCATGGTGGTTCGATACCCGCTGACCGAGCTGGAAGACGCGCAAGCCCAAGTGATATCGGCGCCCGTCGGGCTCGTAATCCACAAAGCCATCGCGCGTCAGCGAGCCCAGCAGGCGGTATGTGGTGCTGAACGGCAGCCCGGCACTCCTCGCAAGATCCGCCGCACTGGCGCCGCGCGGCTCATCGCCCAGTAGTACCAACAAGCTCAGCGCCTTGCCGACCATGTCTGTCTTTGTGTCTTCTTTCACACTCATAGCTCGATGCTCTCACATAGTGAGAGCTATTTCTAGATGGTGGTGACTTCTCTTGACAAGTGACCCCACTCACAGCCACTATTGCTGTATTGCACAAGTAACTCTCACCATGTGGTTACTTGTCTGGGATTGACCGGCCGCACCTCGCTTGGGTCTCCCCACGAAAGCCAGATCCGCGACATCGTCGTCACAGAAGGAACCACCCATGA includes the following:
- a CDS encoding sugar phosphate isomerase/epimerase and 4-hydroxyphenylpyruvate domain-containing protein, translated to MRTGIATVCLSGTLKEKMQACAIAGFDGIEIFEQDLVTSPHSPEEVRKMAADLGLGLDLYQPFRDFDGVTPDLLKANLKRAEAKFNLMERLGMDTILVCSNVATATIDDDALRAGQLAELAELAGAHGVNVAYEALAWGKYVNDYEHAYRLVEMVNHPNLGTCLDSFHILSRDWDTAPIEDINAEKIFFVQVADAPKLSMDVLSWSRHYRVFPGEGQFELAKFMGHVVRAGYTGPVSLEVFNDVFRQSDTDRTAVDAMRSLIWLEEQSAQWLASSPAGTEAAGNESASRRRYPMELATLPKVNEPAGFNFAEVKADDTAQLEKLLGQLGFGFEGRHRTKDVQLWTMGQARVIINEQAAQNAEPAIAALGFDVDSPVIASARAQQLKAPVVARKVQADEEVFQGISAPDSTEIFLCQGSPDGTAAWTHEFGEGQEHASSAQNAVIDHVNLAQPWQHFDEAVLFYTSALALEPQPFAEVPSPNGLVRSQVMETSNGAIRLVLNLAPAQQAQTARKTYQEHIAFAVDDLVAAARSAQGRGLEFLQIPANYYEDLDARFDLEPGFLATLKELNLLYDRDTNGEFLHFYTATVGSVFFEMVERRGNYDGYGAPNAPVRHAVQYDSLHRV
- a CDS encoding IclR family transcriptional regulator — protein: MSVKEDTKTDMVGKALSLLVLLGDEPRGASAADLARSAGLPFSTTYRLLGSLTRDGFVDYEPDGRRYHLGLRVFQLGQRVSNHHGFAATALPVLQRVTDRTHEATILSVRDGNHHLTVNKVDGPKTFRVTSDPGHLGALHTTSVGKAIVAFEDEIERKRLLEELPLDPLTQHSITDRDTFREEIEQVRRQGYAVMDEENEIGMRAVAVPVLNSQGHAFASVAVAVPVFRMTMEELIAHVPTLQEAAAELAARLPQR
- a CDS encoding shikimate dehydrogenase — its product is MSNRAESVLVGLIGEGVMPSLTPPMHEREADVQGLRLLYRPIDLLELELPATAVGDLLTAAQRMGFNGLNITHPCKQLVLEHLDEISDDARRLGAVNTVLIRDGRLIGHNTDFSGFGSALADGLPGATLDRVVQLGAGGAGSAVAYALLTAGVGTLDLVDMDPARAAERAAELGGLFPEATVTPRSTDELPQIMPLADGLVHCTPVGMAAHPGLPLDIDLLEPRHWVADIVYRPIETQLVREARAKGCDVLDGGRMAVGQASDAFRLITGRDADRDRMRAHFLELIAAEDAAAPALAKAGR